In Fundulus heteroclitus isolate FHET01 chromosome 17, MU-UCD_Fhet_4.1, whole genome shotgun sequence, the following are encoded in one genomic region:
- the usp6nl gene encoding USP6 N-terminal-like protein isoform X2 translates to MTSDTEQDAAVKLDQERADIVAKYDKGKEATVEPWEDTNFRLYKVIDRFGFVHEDELPSYDSLEAKQKHLEVERTGKWLKMIRSWDKYKNSDKLVRRIYKGVPLQLRGEVWCLLLDIPKIKEEKKDFYEKLKARAKSVSPDVRQIDLDVNRTYRDHIMFMHRYDVKQQALFHVLTAYSMYNTEVGYCQGMSQITALLLIYMNEEDAFWALVKLLSGQKHAMHGFFVPGFPKLMRFQEHHDRILKKTMPKLKQHLDNQEVFTSLYTMKWFFQCFLDRTPFTLTLRIWDIYILEGERVLPAMSYTILKLHKKHLMKLSMEELVEFLQATLAKDFFYEDDFVIEQLQASMTELRRAKLELPAPGNDEEFPKKPLGQLPPEVAAPVLNHVGNGQSHTAPAEPSTAPERQQDSRPPSRARRDSVERPPRHPRTEKLDAIPRRSNEILSEHQRLPASITPERGASPSSGPAPQITAVDSRTPQNHAIANHNSNAASSSRQIIGPRWVKPSETKLEAAKAAAARATQHSRGPSPAPLSPNDGVLTQRRPRSRGPVPGSDRGSNASQYDNVPGMPEQEFEILELEKPPSRMRIPHNETAFLPAPHEGSPSRGPSQAAGLAPRMAKHLLPPQFPHSPPDLAGSYSVPRAQYSSPPQQHSPGRTTEVPILHPNYSVSMDPRFNSPSGTSYRELSYATTHRQRANPSPEKAPLSNSYATYRRQPPPGSNRHLQGSRPPPDQLTPHSSSTPIYLQQLTSATQIQTTLDYAFEGHQRGEANPPHPPGGRPQPIVDGFPWALDDDGSLQSPGGMQRSPSFQQAQMSPVHQFTFPPSPDVLPHYRTQLQQQQQQLPQLFGGPHYRHAQEAFAMQESMLL, encoded by the exons GGGAAAGAGGCCACGGTGGAGCCCTGGGAGGACACCAACTTCCGCCTGTACAAAGTCATCGACCGCTTTGGATTCGTCCA TGAGGACGAGCTGCCTTCATACGACTCGCTGGAGGCCAAG CAAAAGCACCTGGAGGTGGAGCGGACCGGCAAGTGGCTGAAGATGATCCGGAGCTGGGACAAATACAAGAACAGCGACAAG CTGGTCCGGAGGATCTATAAGGGCGTTCCTCTGCAGCTCCGAGGGGAGGTGTGGTGCTTGCTGCTCGACATCCCCAAAATaaaggaggagaagaaagaCTTCTACGAG AAGCTGAAAGCCCGAGCCAAATCTGTGTCCCCCGACGTGCGTCAGATCGACCTGGACGTGAACAGAACCTACAGGGACCACATCATGTTCATGCATCGCTACGATGTCAA GCAGCAGGCACTCTTCCATGTCCTCACAGCTTACTCCATGTACAACACG GAGGTGGGATACTGTCAGGGCATGAGTCAGATCACGGCTCTGCTGCTCATCTACATGAACGAGGAGGACGCCTTCTGGGCTCTGGTCAAGCTGCTGTCGGGCCAGAAGCACGCCATGCACG GGTTTTTCGTGCCCGGGTTCCCAAAGTTGATGCGTTTCCAGGAACACCACGACCGCATCCTGAAGAAGACGATGCCCAAACTGAAGCAGCATCTG gacaaCCAGGAGGTGTTCACCAGCCTGTACACCATGAAGTGGTTCTTCCAGTGCTTCCTGGACAGA ACGCCCTTCACCCTGACCCTCAGGATCTGGGACATCTACATCTTGGAGGGGGAGCGCGTGCTGCCTGCCATGTCCTACACCATCCTCAAGCTGCACAAGA AGCACCTGATGAAGCTGTCCATGGAGGAGCTGGTGGAGTTCCTGCAGGCCACGCTGGCCAAAGACTTCTTCTACGAGGACGACTTTGTGATCGAGCAGCTTCAGGCGTCCATGACGGAGCTGCGGCGGGCCAAGCTGGAGCTGCCGGCGCCAG GGAACGATGAAGAGTTTCCCAAGAAGCCGTTGGGGCAGCTTCCTCCAGAAGTCGCAGCGCCGGTGCTGAACCATGTGGGCAACGGGCAAAGCCACACGGCGCCCGCCGAGCCGAGTACGGCACCAGAACGCCAGCAGGACAGTCGGCCGCCGAGCCGGGCGCGCAGGGACTCTGTGGAGAGACCGCCACGCCACCCCAGGACGGAGAAGCTGGACGCCATTCCCAGAAGATCTAATGAGATTCTGAGTGAGCATCAAAGACTGCCTGCTTCCATCACACCAGAGAGAGGAGCGAGTCCTTCATCGGGCCCAGCACCCCAGATCACCGCAGTGGACAGCCGGACTCCTCAGAACCACGCCATCGCTAACCACAACTCCAACGCAGCCTCCAGCTCCCGCCAGATTATTGGTCCCCGCTGGGTCAAACCCTCCGAGACAAAGCTGGAAGCTGCCAAGGCGGCTGCAGCGCGGGCGACGCAGCACAGCCGGGGGCCGTCACCGGCTCCTCTCAGCCCAAACGACGGCGTTCTCACCCAGCGCCGGCCTCGGTCCAGGGGGCCCGTCCCCGGCTCGGATCGAGGCTCCAACGCCTCCCAGTATGACAACGTGCCAGGAATGCCGGAGCAGGAGTTTGAGATTCTGGAGCTTGAGAAGCCTCCATCCAGGATGAGGATCCCTCACAACGAGACGGCCTTCCTACCAGCACCACATGAGGGCAGCCCCAGCCGTGGCCCCAGCCAGGCTGCCGGCTTAGCGCCCAGGATGGCGAAGCATCTGCTGCCGCCTCAGTTCCCCCACAGTCCACCAGACCTAGCCGGCAGCTACTCTGTCCCTCGGGCTCAGTACAGCAGCCCACCCCAGCAGCACTCTCCAGGGAGAACAACTGAGGTCCCCATCCTCCACCCAAACTACAGCGTGAGCATGGACCCCAGATTCAACTCGCCCTCCGGCACCTCCTACAGGGAACTGTCTTATGCAACCACCCATCGGCAGCGCGCCAACCCCTCCCCTGAGAAAGCGCCTCTGAGTAACTCGTACGCCACCTACCGCAGGCAGCCGCCGCCTGGCTCCAACCGCCACCTTCAGGGCAGCAGGCCTCCCCCAGACCAGCTGACACCCCACAGCAGCTCCACCCCCATCTACCTGCAACAGCTAACCTCAGCCACGCAGATCCAAACCACCCTGGACTACGCATTCGAGGGCCACCAGAGAGGGGAGGCGAACCCCCCGCACCCGCCGGGGGGCCGGCCTCAGCCCATCGTGGATGGCTTCCCGTGGGCGCTGGACGACGACGGCTCCCTTCAGTCCCCTGGGGGGATGCAACGCTCGCCCAGCTTCCAGCAGGCCCAGATGTCTCCGGTTCACCAGTTCACGTTCCCCCCCAGCCCGGACGTTCTGCCTCACTACAGGACacagctccagcagcagcagcagcagctcccccAGCTGTTCGGTGGACCACACTACAGGCACGCGCAGGAGGCGTTTGCCATGCAGGAGTCCATGCTGCTGTGA
- the usp6nl gene encoding USP6 N-terminal-like protein isoform X1 — MQVLQIVRELVSPSRRRAAARFGASDTEQDAAVKLDQERADIVAKYDKGKEATVEPWEDTNFRLYKVIDRFGFVHEDELPSYDSLEAKQKHLEVERTGKWLKMIRSWDKYKNSDKLVRRIYKGVPLQLRGEVWCLLLDIPKIKEEKKDFYEKLKARAKSVSPDVRQIDLDVNRTYRDHIMFMHRYDVKQQALFHVLTAYSMYNTEVGYCQGMSQITALLLIYMNEEDAFWALVKLLSGQKHAMHGFFVPGFPKLMRFQEHHDRILKKTMPKLKQHLDNQEVFTSLYTMKWFFQCFLDRTPFTLTLRIWDIYILEGERVLPAMSYTILKLHKKHLMKLSMEELVEFLQATLAKDFFYEDDFVIEQLQASMTELRRAKLELPAPGNDEEFPKKPLGQLPPEVAAPVLNHVGNGQSHTAPAEPSTAPERQQDSRPPSRARRDSVERPPRHPRTEKLDAIPRRSNEILSEHQRLPASITPERGASPSSGPAPQITAVDSRTPQNHAIANHNSNAASSSRQIIGPRWVKPSETKLEAAKAAAARATQHSRGPSPAPLSPNDGVLTQRRPRSRGPVPGSDRGSNASQYDNVPGMPEQEFEILELEKPPSRMRIPHNETAFLPAPHEGSPSRGPSQAAGLAPRMAKHLLPPQFPHSPPDLAGSYSVPRAQYSSPPQQHSPGRTTEVPILHPNYSVSMDPRFNSPSGTSYRELSYATTHRQRANPSPEKAPLSNSYATYRRQPPPGSNRHLQGSRPPPDQLTPHSSSTPIYLQQLTSATQIQTTLDYAFEGHQRGEANPPHPPGGRPQPIVDGFPWALDDDGSLQSPGGMQRSPSFQQAQMSPVHQFTFPPSPDVLPHYRTQLQQQQQQLPQLFGGPHYRHAQEAFAMQESMLL; from the exons GGGAAAGAGGCCACGGTGGAGCCCTGGGAGGACACCAACTTCCGCCTGTACAAAGTCATCGACCGCTTTGGATTCGTCCA TGAGGACGAGCTGCCTTCATACGACTCGCTGGAGGCCAAG CAAAAGCACCTGGAGGTGGAGCGGACCGGCAAGTGGCTGAAGATGATCCGGAGCTGGGACAAATACAAGAACAGCGACAAG CTGGTCCGGAGGATCTATAAGGGCGTTCCTCTGCAGCTCCGAGGGGAGGTGTGGTGCTTGCTGCTCGACATCCCCAAAATaaaggaggagaagaaagaCTTCTACGAG AAGCTGAAAGCCCGAGCCAAATCTGTGTCCCCCGACGTGCGTCAGATCGACCTGGACGTGAACAGAACCTACAGGGACCACATCATGTTCATGCATCGCTACGATGTCAA GCAGCAGGCACTCTTCCATGTCCTCACAGCTTACTCCATGTACAACACG GAGGTGGGATACTGTCAGGGCATGAGTCAGATCACGGCTCTGCTGCTCATCTACATGAACGAGGAGGACGCCTTCTGGGCTCTGGTCAAGCTGCTGTCGGGCCAGAAGCACGCCATGCACG GGTTTTTCGTGCCCGGGTTCCCAAAGTTGATGCGTTTCCAGGAACACCACGACCGCATCCTGAAGAAGACGATGCCCAAACTGAAGCAGCATCTG gacaaCCAGGAGGTGTTCACCAGCCTGTACACCATGAAGTGGTTCTTCCAGTGCTTCCTGGACAGA ACGCCCTTCACCCTGACCCTCAGGATCTGGGACATCTACATCTTGGAGGGGGAGCGCGTGCTGCCTGCCATGTCCTACACCATCCTCAAGCTGCACAAGA AGCACCTGATGAAGCTGTCCATGGAGGAGCTGGTGGAGTTCCTGCAGGCCACGCTGGCCAAAGACTTCTTCTACGAGGACGACTTTGTGATCGAGCAGCTTCAGGCGTCCATGACGGAGCTGCGGCGGGCCAAGCTGGAGCTGCCGGCGCCAG GGAACGATGAAGAGTTTCCCAAGAAGCCGTTGGGGCAGCTTCCTCCAGAAGTCGCAGCGCCGGTGCTGAACCATGTGGGCAACGGGCAAAGCCACACGGCGCCCGCCGAGCCGAGTACGGCACCAGAACGCCAGCAGGACAGTCGGCCGCCGAGCCGGGCGCGCAGGGACTCTGTGGAGAGACCGCCACGCCACCCCAGGACGGAGAAGCTGGACGCCATTCCCAGAAGATCTAATGAGATTCTGAGTGAGCATCAAAGACTGCCTGCTTCCATCACACCAGAGAGAGGAGCGAGTCCTTCATCGGGCCCAGCACCCCAGATCACCGCAGTGGACAGCCGGACTCCTCAGAACCACGCCATCGCTAACCACAACTCCAACGCAGCCTCCAGCTCCCGCCAGATTATTGGTCCCCGCTGGGTCAAACCCTCCGAGACAAAGCTGGAAGCTGCCAAGGCGGCTGCAGCGCGGGCGACGCAGCACAGCCGGGGGCCGTCACCGGCTCCTCTCAGCCCAAACGACGGCGTTCTCACCCAGCGCCGGCCTCGGTCCAGGGGGCCCGTCCCCGGCTCGGATCGAGGCTCCAACGCCTCCCAGTATGACAACGTGCCAGGAATGCCGGAGCAGGAGTTTGAGATTCTGGAGCTTGAGAAGCCTCCATCCAGGATGAGGATCCCTCACAACGAGACGGCCTTCCTACCAGCACCACATGAGGGCAGCCCCAGCCGTGGCCCCAGCCAGGCTGCCGGCTTAGCGCCCAGGATGGCGAAGCATCTGCTGCCGCCTCAGTTCCCCCACAGTCCACCAGACCTAGCCGGCAGCTACTCTGTCCCTCGGGCTCAGTACAGCAGCCCACCCCAGCAGCACTCTCCAGGGAGAACAACTGAGGTCCCCATCCTCCACCCAAACTACAGCGTGAGCATGGACCCCAGATTCAACTCGCCCTCCGGCACCTCCTACAGGGAACTGTCTTATGCAACCACCCATCGGCAGCGCGCCAACCCCTCCCCTGAGAAAGCGCCTCTGAGTAACTCGTACGCCACCTACCGCAGGCAGCCGCCGCCTGGCTCCAACCGCCACCTTCAGGGCAGCAGGCCTCCCCCAGACCAGCTGACACCCCACAGCAGCTCCACCCCCATCTACCTGCAACAGCTAACCTCAGCCACGCAGATCCAAACCACCCTGGACTACGCATTCGAGGGCCACCAGAGAGGGGAGGCGAACCCCCCGCACCCGCCGGGGGGCCGGCCTCAGCCCATCGTGGATGGCTTCCCGTGGGCGCTGGACGACGACGGCTCCCTTCAGTCCCCTGGGGGGATGCAACGCTCGCCCAGCTTCCAGCAGGCCCAGATGTCTCCGGTTCACCAGTTCACGTTCCCCCCCAGCCCGGACGTTCTGCCTCACTACAGGACacagctccagcagcagcagcagcagctcccccAGCTGTTCGGTGGACCACACTACAGGCACGCGCAGGAGGCGTTTGCCATGCAGGAGTCCATGCTGCTGTGA